Sequence from the Pristiophorus japonicus isolate sPriJap1 chromosome 10, sPriJap1.hap1, whole genome shotgun sequence genome:
tcacctttcagataatagtctgtctctcagtttttaccaccaaagtggataacctcacatttatccacattttacttcatctgccatacaattgcccactcacctaacctatccaagtcactctgcagcctcatagcatcctcctcgcagctcacactgccacccagcttagtgtcatccgcaaatttggtgatactacatttaatcccctcgtctaaatcattaatgtacagtgtaaacagctggggccccagcacagaaccttgcggtaccccactagtcactgcctgccattctgaaaagtccccatttactcctactctttgcttcctgtctgacaaccagttctcaatccatgtcagcacactacccccaatcccacgtgctttaactttgcacattaatctcttgtgtgggaccttgtcgaaagccttctgaaagtccaaatataccacatcaactggttctcccttgtccactctactggaaacatcctcaaaaaattccagaagatttgtcaagcatgatttccctttcacaagttcatgctgacttggacctatcatgtcacctctttccaaatgcgctgctatgacatccttaataattggttccatcattttacccactactgatgtcaggctgaccggtctataattccctgttttctctctccctccttttttaaaaagtggggttacattggctaccctccactcctaggaactgatccagagtcgatggaatgttggaaaatgactgtcaatgcatcctctatttccaaggccacctccttaagtactctgggatgcagtccatcaggccctggggatttatcggccttcaatcccatcaatttccccaacacaatttcccgactaataagaatttccctcagttcctccttgttactagaccctctgacccctttttcatccggaaggttgtttgtgtcctccttagtgaataccgaaccaaagtatttgttcaattggtctgccatttctttgttccccgttatgacttcccctgattctgactgcaggggacctacatttgtctttactaacctttttctctttacatatctatagaaacatttgcagtccgtcttaatgttctctgcaaacttcctctcgtactctattttccctgccctaatcaaaccctttgtcctcctctgctaagttctaaatttctcacagtccccaggttcactgctatttctggccaatttgtgtgccacttccttggctttaatactatccctgatttcccttgatagccacggttgagcccccttcccttttttatttttacgccagacagggatgtacaattgttgtagttcatccatgcggtctccaaatgtctgccattgcccatccacagtcaaccccttaagtatcattcgccaatctatcctagccaattcacgcctcatacttcaaagttagccttctttaagttctggaccatgggctctgaattaactgtttcattctccatcctaatgtagaattccaccatattatggtcactcttacccaaggggcctcgcacaacgagattgctaattaatcctctctcattacacaacacccagtctaagatggcctccccccctagttggttcctcaacatattgatgtggaaaaccatcccttatgcactccaggaaatcctcctccaccgtattgcttccagtttggttagcccaatctacatgcatattaaagtcacccatgataactgctgcatctttattgcatgcacccttaatttgctgtttgatgccctccccaacatcactactactgtttggaggtctgtacacaactcccactgacgttttttgccctttggtgttctgcagctctatccatatagattccacatcatccaagctaatgtccttcctaactattgcattaatctcctctttaaccagcaatgctaccccacctccttttccttttattctatccttcctgaatgttgaatacccctggatgttgagttcccagccctgatcatcctggagctatgtctctgtaatcccaatcacatcatatctgttaacatctatttgcacagttaattcatccaccttattacggatactccttgcattaagacacaaagccttcaggcttgtttttttaacacgctttgtccttttagaattatgatgtagtgtagccctttttgtttcttgcctttgtttactcggccttccactattgctttttgcctttttaccatctgtttctgactccatattacttcgtcctatctcactgcataggttcccatccccctgccatattagtttaaacactcccgaactgcattagcaaatgttacccctaggacatcagttccagtcctgcccaagtgcagaccgtcccttttgtacaggtcccacttcccccagaactggttccaatgtcccaggaatttgaatccctccctcttgtgtaaggggttttcacagggagtgtagttgtgccttgggtgtctctctctgggcttctgccctcacagcttatgcctggcctgtgaggtatcctgagtgctgcaagagcacccctggagagactgtgtccacagcttatgaaggaggttttgagactcgtgcgtccccacagcttatgcttagcctgtgaggcacctgtgagtgtcaaacactcctaaccccttcttccctagcctgtgacacacagttgagtgttttcgaggcgctcctagcttcccttacactgttctgacataagactcacgatcaggagatgtaatacaatagaactgagacaagatgattccaagaggaactttaggcttccaaattatttgacaaggtgtatctcaacaaacagcaatacaccaacaaaacaatccccctaaatcccattaaacggacacaacgaaaatctttacacaagtttagcagtacaatgcccaacctcccacctttcctggcctaactgagttgggagttctggggaccagaggttatactcactactgtgccatctgcagtctagtggtttgtttcttctatcttcggtgtcttcggacactggttttccttcagtgtcgagagccttgctggttgtggttgttggatgacgagggcagggaacaccacacacactacgtcagaaaccccttttttatagccagattatccagtccgcctctcctgctgaagtcgattcttctcattggtggactttggaattttgaaaaatgcagcagttttagattattgcgggtttttttccactgatgttaacctactcaaggtttgaatgggtgttgattgcgttggcctcctgtagccattgtgtaggtccttggtttgttttgggttccctagttttctgaagatctgcataatttccttccatagtgtaaacatggggaagacaatagtccgataatggctgtgagtcagtcccagttttcgagcaagtgctctcccattggcttgaaagccccatgcttcgggctgactctgtctcatcattggccctccggtgtcctcccccgtccaatcactgctctgccaaggtcaaactttatcggtttcaattcacagcacagactgatcccacagcccttttccttctgggtaaaatgagggggttttcgtcctcccctacacttgcaccactgctcaagccacatatttattctaactatcctgctccctctactctgattaacaAGTTTACAgatgcaaaaattggccgtgtggttgatagtgaggatgaaagctgtagactacaggaagatatcaatggactggtcaggtgggcagaaaaatggcaaatggaattccttccggagaagtgtgaagtaatgccttTAGGGAGTgccaacaaggcaaggaaatacaccatAAATAGTAGCATACTGAGAAGcatagaggaacagaggaaccttggagtccatgcccactgatccctgaaggtagcaggacaaatcgataaggtggttaagaaggcagttgGGATATTTTCCttgattagccgaggtatagaatacaagagcatgaaggatatgcttgaactgtataaaacactagttaggccacagctagagtactgcgtgcagttctggtcaccacattacaggaaagatgtgactgcactcgagaaggtacagaggagatttacgaagatgttgccagaactggagaattttatcgatgaggaaggattggatacactgggattgttttctttgggaccgaggaggctgaggggtgatttaattgaggttataaaattatgagggaccatcggagcaggccgtggagcgaaaggagcagtgtggcggcatatcACTCCAGGGAAAAGcgagtgctggagcaggagagcaacggcagtgaggagggcaactggattggacatcaccaagatccaggtcggtgattggagcgtgggcaggtacagcaggagtggtgagagattgtagagggatgtgatcagggcccaggagaggcgcgagttcggggcccagaagaggcgagggcccaggggcagcacgggtcagcccacactgcgatatgtgtgcgcactaggtccgtgcagcagagctggtctccagtcatcttgggaaatccttgccattggaccaagacctagctctatcaagcccgtgtggtggctgatatgcaacggccaccactcgtataaaaaaatccacgcacaggcatcttccacccttcaggatgttgttcgggacctggaactttaggtccttcattgaaacacctgtgaactttttgacgtggaagcaagtcatcctcgattcgatggACTGCTTCTGATGATAAGAGCTGTCCGTTCAGATACAGCACAATTAGAAGCAGAGGAAAGATCTGTCTACCCTGCCCTGCAATAGCCCGTAGTCCCAACTTTGGGACTGCACTCACTGCTGAATCAGTGTGACATCTCTATTGCCCACATCAGTCTTCCTGTGGTCTCTTTGAGTGAGACTGCTTCATTGCTTTTTCTTTATCCatatatgggatgtgggcatcgctggcaaggccagcatttattacccattcctaattgtccttaacagagtggctcgctaggctatttcagagggctgttaagcgtCAACCCCATTGCTGAGGGTCTGAATGGACTTATAGGCCTGACCGGgtgagggcggcagatttccttccccaaaggatatcagtgaaccagatgggtttgtaaCGACAATTGCATGGCCACCGTTGCTGAtgtcagctttttattccagatttattcattaACTGCACTTAAATTGTCCAGCTGCCGTGGCAGAGATTGGAACTCATGTCTTCGgctcatcagtccaggcctctggattactaggccggcaacataaccactatactaccattcCCACGTTGTGCGGTGATCCCTCCGCCATTGGGAACTGAGTTAATGCAGTCCCAACCAATTTAATGCGGGGCTCTTACAGCCAAGAGACAGCGGAGAATTGTATCCCGTCAATCTGGATTGCATTTGAAGGTGAAAGTGCAGTGTTAAACCCGCACCTCCACCAAGCCTCTTGCAGAATCCAtttatttgtgaaagggaaatcatgcttgacaaatcttctggaattttttgaggatgtttccagtagagtggacaagggagaaccagttgatgtggtgtatttggactttcagaaggctttcgacaaggtcccacacaagagattaatgtgcaaagttaaagcacgtgggattgggggtagtgtgctgatgtggattgagaactggttggcagacaggaagcaaagagtaggagtaaatgggtacttttcagaatggcaggcagtaactagtggggtaccgcaaggttctgtgctggggccccagctgtttacattgtacattaatgatttagacaaggcgattaaatgtagtatctccaaatttgcggatgacactaagttgggtggcagtgtgagctgcgaggaggatgctatgaggctgcagagtgacttggataggttaggtgagtgggcaaatgcatggcagatgaagtataatgtggataaatgtgaggttatccactttggtggtaaaaacagagagacagagtattatctgaatggtgacagattaggaaaaggggaggtgcaacaagacctgggtgtcatggtacatcagtcattgaaggttggcatgcaggtacagcaggcggttaagaaaacaaatggcgtgttggccttcatagcgaggggatttgagtacaggggcagggaggtgttactacagttgtgcagggccttggtgaggccacacctggagtattgtgtacagttttggtctcctaacttgaggaaggacattgtttctattgagggagtgcagcgaaggttcaccagactgattcccaggatggcgggactgacatatcaagaaagactggatcaactgggcttgtattctctggagttcagaagaatgagaggggatctcatagaaacgtttaaaattctgacgggtttagactgattagatgcagaaagaatgttcccatgttggggaagtccagaaccaggggtcacagtctaaggataaggtgtaagccatttagtaccgagatgaggagaaacttcttcacccagagagtggtgaacctgtggaattctctaccacagaaagttgttgaggccaattcactaaatatattcaaaaaggagttagatgtagtccttactactaggggatcaaggggtatggcgagaaagcaggaattgtagtactgaagttgcatgttcagccatgaactcattgaatggtggtgcaggctcgaaggggcgaatggcctactcctgcacctcttttctatgtttctattactaacTGGTGCATTTTTGATTAAGAAGTTATAGTGaaggcttcatagaaacatagaaacatagaaaataggtgcaggagcaggccattcggcccttctagcctgcaccgtcattcaatgagttcatggctgaacattcaacttcagtaccccattcctgctttctcgccataccccttgatccccctagtagtaaggacctcatctaactcctttttgaatatatttagtgaattggcctcaacaactttctgtggtagagaattccacaggttcaccactctgtgggtgaagaagttcctccgcatctcggtcctaaatggcttaccccttatccttagactgtgacctctggttctggacatccccaacattgggaacattcttcctgcatctaacctgtctaacaccgtcagaattttaaatgtttctatgaggtcccctctcattcttctgaactccagtgaatacaagcccagttgatccagtctttcttgataggtcagtcccgccatcccgggaatcagtctggtgaaccttcgctgcactccctcaatagcaagaatgtccttcctcaggttaggagaccaaaactgtacacaatactccaggtgtggcctcaccaatgccctgtacaactgcagcaacacctccctgcccctgtactcaaatccccttgctatgaaggccaacatgccatttgctttcttaaccacctgctgcacctgcatgccaaccttcaatgactgatgtaccatgacacccaggtctctttgcacctccccttttcctaatctgtcaccattcagataatagtctgtctctctgtttttaccaccaaagtggataacctcacatttatccacattatacttcatctgccatgcatttgcccactcacctaacctatccaagtcgctctgcagcctcacagcatcctcctcgcagctcacactgccacccaacttagtgtcatccgcaaatttggagatactacatttaatcccctcatctaaatcattaatgtacagtgtaaacagctggggccccagcacagaaccttgcggtaccccactagtcactacctgccattctgaaaagtacccatttactcctactctttgcttcctgtctgacaaccagttctcaatccatgtcagtacactacccccaatcccatgtgctctaactttgcacatcaatctcttgtgtgggaccttgtcgaacgccttcagaCGGGTCTTTGGTACATTTCATGATCAACATCACTCTTTCTTGGGTTTCCATGGATCAGGACACAGTGTGAAGCACCAAAAGCAGTTTATTAACATAATTAACACATTAGCAGATtatttattatatatatattacacaataCACCTTATGTTACTCTCCAATTAATTATTTTATTTACAAAATGCTACAAGCAGGTCATTGAAATTTTAGGCAAACAATCTTGGGCCTGAGTTTAACCATCGAACAGATGCTGAAACCAATCTTCCTGAGATCCTTGTTGTATTTTTTTCCGACACGTTCTATTTGCAGAGATGCAgattaaagaacttgcatttatatagcacctttcacattctcgggacatcccaaagaacTTGGCAAATCTgtgctgcgctggagtgtcagtccAGATTCTGGAATAAATTTCCATCCATGATCTTGCCTTGTAATCACGAGAGTGGTGGAAAATGGGGCAAAattgtggcggggcgggggggggggggtggaggtggaatAAGGCCTACGGTTGCCTCTTGACCACGTGCTCCATTTACCTCCGAAGGGACCATCATCAGTTGGTCCTTCCCGCCTGCTACATTTTATCCCAATCTCTCGATGGCGGGAATCTTGCCGGACGCCTGCCCTATATGTCAAATCAGGACCCAGGAAAATGGGTGAGGATAGCGGCAGAGTGGGCAACCACTCCTACCCTACTGCAAAGAGGGAAAGCCAGCTCTTGTGTGCTCAAGTTCTAATTTTGGGCTTAGAACTCATCGGGCTAAAACATCGTGTGGACAGAACGCCTCGAGGGTCGGAATGCTCCCCGGTATCGACACAGAAGCAACATTTGGCTTGCGTTGCACTAGGAACCctggtgaccccgccagagaaagctggcgtgcagagctgtcccggggagctaagggaaggaatgactgcctgaggtaaatgtgattgatatttttatttttttgcgatttttCTTTATTTGGAGTGAGTAATGTAGAGGAAATGTTTTTGTGCTTTTTGTTCTgattcttttttttttgcagggaggcctctcttaggcacTAAAAGGCCGGCTCTTTAGGACggcatattcagttgctcacccggtttGGCGCCCTAAGATAAGTGAGGAACGCTTCGCTcagtgctccactccactctcacggCGCAaccgctgaattttgtggctgccgtcGCTAACCATTTTCCGGCGCTAAATATACCGCCCGCCCGACATTATCGCCTTAaaaatcctccaactgaatttccagCCCGTCATCTTCTGACTTAGAGATGAGAGCCCTAATGGTGAGCCAGTGTCCAGGGCAACCAACAACAAATGCAGATGATCTGGCTATTTATTTCGTCagtacttgtgggagcttgctgtgcaaatattggctgctgtgtttccctgcattacaacagtgcctacacttcaagagagcttcattggctgtcaagcattttgggacttcctgaggtcatgaagtttgctgtataaatgcaagttctttttttcgaTTGCATCTTTAGGACATCCCTCCATGCGCCATATACAGTTGATGTGTCGTCACTGCTGTTGAGAAGGCAACTTTGGCTGCCTCATCCAATAGCTCATTAAACAATCCTTGATGGAAAGCAGCTGCACACATCATGCACACCTTGTCATCCTGTTACACGTTGCTGAGATGTCAACGACCAATCTGATTTCTCTCCATTAAATCAGTCCCCACTTCTCAATCTTCTACATCCTCACAAATTAAAATACAGCTCCTCACATGACGCACTGCCAGTCCAGGTACTTATACTGCAGATAGCAGAATCCATTCCCCAATTACTTCTTGGGGAATTCCCATTGGTCTCCGCTGATTGAAGGCACCGACATTATTTTCTGCCACTTTTACCTTGCGAGCGGAATTTTTTTGTCCATCGGCTTTGTTGGAATCCAAGCCAGTGAATAAAAGAGAGAAACGACACTCAAGCTTCCAGGACAAATAATGTCTGCAGATTGGTTTTACCGTTCAACGGAAAGAGAGGCTGTTGCAGGTGAAATGTTTGCTCAGTGTAAGTTTGTCACCTTACGCCAGGTCCCAACAACTAGACGGGCCAGGGCAAAGAGCAGAATTCCGGCTTGAACTCTTGCCATGTGCTTTGGTGCTGAGGAACATTCACCATGTTTTCACATCAGGAGACACAGAAGCAAGTAGGAAATAAAAACGGTTATTTTCAGTTTATATTTTGTAAAAGCATGCCCACTCACTGCCCCTTACAAAGCAGGACTGACATTAACTGCCCCACCCCATGGCTGGTCTGAGGGACACAATGCTTTCAGTAAATGGAAGGAAGAGCCACCACTGGCTCAACCAGGAGCCCTCTCCTACACCTGTGgcgcaagtgtcagctgtggctcagtgggcagcacactcgcctctgaggcagaacgttttgggttcaagtcccactccaggaactttctatgcacaaaaaaatctaagctgacactccagtgcagtgctgagggagtgctgcgctgttggaggtgccgtctttcagatgagatgttaaaccgaggcgccgtctgctctctcaagtggacataaaagatcccatggcactatttcgaagaagagcaggagaattacccctggtgtcctggctgatatttatccttcaatcaacataaaaaatacagagtatctagtcattatcacattgctgtttgtgggagcttgctgtgcgcaaattggctgctgcgtttcctacattacaacagtgattacactttaaaaagtactccattggctataaagcgctttgagatgtccagtggttgtgaaaggcgctatataaatccaagtctttcttttactgacTGCCCTGAGCAGCTAGAGGTTGTATCATGTTACTTAAGGTCTTGTCACTGTCGTCAATGGGGAGGCACGTGCACAGTTTCTGAACCTTCCGTCTAAACTCCTTTGAGGCAAAGTAGTACAACAGAGGATCAATGCAGCCATTTAAGCTGTTCAGAGTCAACGAGAGCTTATAGAGGACGTAGATCGGCTTCTGCTGGTACGAGCGGACAAAATGTACGATGACAATTATCTGAGTGGGGAGGTAACAGATGGCGAAGGCAAGCAACACCACAACTGTCAAATAAGCAATCTGTTTCCTCGACTCCTTCATTTGGTTTGTCGGGGTATTGAGTAGAGTCTTGATGATTCTGGAGTAGCACATCACCATGACGACGAAAGGCAGGGCGTAAAACAGGAAGATCTGCGCCGAGTAGTACAGGTAAAAGTAAAACTTGGCGGGGAACATATCACGACGTATGATGTCGAAGCAGGTGGTGATTTCCAGAGCCGGGACGTAATAGGTCAGCTCCGTGTACATCAGCGGCAAATGGACCAATAGGACGAAGCACCAGCTGAGCGCGCACAGCAGGGTGGCGTTTTTCACCGTGCGGAGGTGGGAGGACTGCAGGGGGTGCACGATGCCGAGGTAGCGCTCCACGCTGATCATGGTGACCGTCAGGATGGAGCAGTGCATGTTGCCATAGAAGAGCACCGTCACCAGCCGGCACATGGGCTCGCCGACCTGCCAGTTGTTGCGGTTCCAGTGGTACGTGATCTGGAAGGGCAGCGTCAAGCTGTACAGGAGATCGGTGACGGCCAGGTTGATGGAGAAGATCATGGTCGGAGTCTTGGGCCACATACGGCAGCTCAGCAGCCAGAGAGAGACGGCATTGAGCGGCGTGCTGAATATAAAGATGACCAGGTAGATGGCGGGCAAGGTGTAGTGCAGCATCGTGTTCGTCAGCATCTGTATCGTGGTGTTCTCTATCGAGCTCTCGTTCATTGTTCGGCAGGACCTCGAGCAGGTTATTTACGAGAGATTAAGAGCCAAAATcctggaggaaaaaaacagaaaatgttcaGCTTTCATGTATCATTTACAAAGTAGTGAAAGTGATGATGTGTGCACTAGGATCGTGCGGcaaagcttggtctccagtcgtcctggttaacccttgccactggaccaagtcctagctctgtcaaacccgtgcggtggctggtgttaaacaatccacgcacaggcatcttccacccttcagaatgtagttcgggacctagaatgtcaggtctctcatcgaaacacctgtgaactcatcccccgatacgagggactgcctaacacTATACTGGAATGGCGTCAGGGATGAgatattacagttatgtggatagactggagacactgggcttgttctccttacagcagagaaagctaagaggagatgtga
This genomic interval carries:
- the LOC139274909 gene encoding P2Y purinoceptor 8-like, which gives rise to MNESSIENTTIQMLTNTMLHYTLPAIYLVIFIFSTPLNAVSLWLLSCRMWPKTPTMIFSINLAVTDLLYSLTLPFQITYHWNRNNWQVGEPMCRLVTVLFYGNMHCSILTVTMISVERYLGIVHPLQSSHLRTVKNATLLCALSWCFVLLVHLPLMYTELTYYVPALEITTCFDIIRRDMFPAKFYFYLYYSAQIFLFYALPFVVMVMCYSRIIKTLLNTPTNQMKESRKQIAYLTVVVLLAFAICYLPTQIIVIVHFVRSYQQKPIYVLYKLSLTLNSLNGCIDPLLYYFASKEFRRKVQKLCTCLPIDDSDKTLSNMIQPLAAQGSQ